One genomic segment of Micromonospora sp. WMMC415 includes these proteins:
- a CDS encoding restriction endonuclease, giving the protein MPYVKAHKRRSGARVRSHHRRRRSNVRRVARRRPASGSGAGGVWFIAAIAAVGIIGVVVDWIQRHPVVSTLLGVFLVAVLIASLAVAARMSSRRRAEQAQRDRLVALTDGMTGPQFEQWFARILAASGFHDVRVCGGSGDRGADILAKSPDGRRVVVQCKRQHLGNRVGSAAIQRFAGTCRSIHGGEICLLVTNSHFTAGDCQRLARELGIVLVDRTVLEMWAWSGQPPAGILS; this is encoded by the coding sequence ATGCCGTACGTCAAGGCCCACAAGAGAAGAAGCGGAGCGCGGGTCAGATCGCACCACCGGCGACGCCGATCGAACGTGCGGCGAGTTGCGCGCCGCCGCCCGGCCAGCGGGTCGGGTGCAGGCGGTGTCTGGTTCATCGCCGCGATCGCCGCCGTCGGGATCATCGGGGTCGTGGTGGACTGGATCCAGCGGCACCCGGTTGTGTCCACGCTCCTGGGTGTCTTCCTGGTTGCCGTGCTGATCGCCAGCCTCGCCGTGGCCGCACGGATGAGCAGTCGGCGCAGAGCTGAGCAGGCCCAGCGCGATCGACTGGTGGCGCTGACCGACGGCATGACCGGCCCGCAGTTCGAGCAGTGGTTCGCCCGGATTCTGGCCGCCTCCGGCTTCCACGATGTCCGGGTCTGCGGCGGCTCCGGCGACCGAGGCGCGGACATCCTCGCGAAGTCGCCTGACGGTCGGCGGGTCGTGGTGCAGTGCAAGCGGCAGCATCTGGGCAACCGCGTCGGCAGCGCAGCGATTCAACGCTTCGCCGGCACCTGCCGGTCGATCCACGGCGGGGAGATCTGCCTGCTGGTGACGAACAGTCACTTCACCGCCGGCGACTGCCAAAGGCTGGCCCGCGAGCTGGGGATCGTGCTGGTGGACCGTACGGTACTGGAGATGTGGGCGTGGTCAGGGCAGCCACCCGCAGGCATCCTGTCCTGA
- a CDS encoding helix-turn-helix domain-containing protein translates to MGQSGWFDLPEVRQAAAGGDYGTLLRVARTAARLTLSEAGQRCGYSAATLSRIERGRQRLSDVSVLRRLATVFDIPPELFGLADIDGPAFNHSGPRLDKVRDEAARREAGVDLVRRRELLGGLAGLVGAAVASGPEAVATPPLGVVTSLEDVILGGAQPPTGPIDSARMRTALASAWSDYRACRYARLSARLPQLVTMANACHAAASGAERAAAAGTLARAYHLTTQVLVKLHEDGMAWSAMDRAARAAREADDPLLHAETARMSAVVLRRTRHGRRAEQTLISAAQVLDGSTGLMSTPQVAAYGRLLATAAYTAAMADRRDAAWDLLHAAHEAGRRSGTADGFAVADVALYRVSVARALGDFGAAVQYARSLPPEHLGSVERRARYWEDYALALYGRGAYAESCRALLAAERTAPQEVRYRPWAQQLTSALLTADRRRALPGLRDLATRVGVSS, encoded by the coding sequence ATGGGCCAGAGCGGGTGGTTCGACCTACCGGAGGTGAGGCAGGCGGCAGCCGGCGGCGACTACGGCACGCTCCTGCGCGTCGCGCGCACTGCCGCTCGGCTCACGCTCAGCGAAGCAGGTCAGCGGTGCGGATACTCCGCGGCGACGCTGTCCCGAATCGAACGGGGTCGGCAGCGGCTTTCAGACGTCAGCGTGCTGCGCCGACTGGCGACCGTCTTCGACATTCCGCCTGAACTGTTCGGACTGGCGGACATCGACGGCCCCGCATTCAACCATTCCGGACCTCGACTCGATAAGGTGCGCGATGAAGCAGCACGGCGTGAGGCGGGAGTCGATTTGGTGCGACGGCGCGAACTGCTCGGCGGTTTGGCCGGGCTCGTCGGCGCGGCGGTCGCGAGTGGTCCGGAGGCCGTGGCGACGCCGCCGCTCGGTGTGGTGACCAGCCTGGAGGACGTCATCCTCGGCGGCGCCCAACCGCCGACCGGTCCGATCGATTCCGCCCGGATGCGTACCGCGCTCGCCAGCGCTTGGTCCGACTATCGCGCCTGCCGCTACGCCCGGCTGTCGGCGCGGCTGCCGCAGCTGGTGACGATGGCAAACGCATGCCATGCGGCAGCATCCGGGGCGGAGCGGGCGGCGGCGGCCGGGACCCTCGCGCGGGCCTACCACCTAACGACCCAGGTGCTCGTCAAACTGCACGAGGACGGGATGGCCTGGTCGGCGATGGATCGCGCAGCGCGGGCGGCTCGGGAGGCGGATGATCCTCTGCTGCACGCCGAGACGGCGCGCATGTCGGCCGTCGTCCTGCGCCGCACCCGTCACGGGCGGCGGGCCGAGCAGACGCTGATCAGCGCAGCCCAGGTTCTCGACGGGTCGACCGGCCTCATGTCGACGCCGCAGGTCGCCGCGTACGGACGGCTGCTGGCCACCGCGGCCTACACAGCCGCGATGGCGGATCGCCGCGACGCCGCTTGGGATCTGCTCCACGCCGCCCACGAAGCGGGCCGCCGCAGCGGCACGGCCGATGGCTTCGCGGTAGCTGATGTCGCGCTGTACCGGGTGAGTGTCGCCCGGGCGCTCGGCGACTTCGGAGCGGCCGTCCAGTACGCCCGCTCCTTGCCGCCCGAGCACCTGGGTAGCGTCGAGCGCCGCGCGCGTTATTGGGAAGACTACGCACTTGCGCTGTACGGCCGAGGGGCGTACGCGGAGTCGTGCCGAGCATTGCTGGCCGCCGAGAGAACCGCACCGCAGGAGGTGCGGTACCGACCGTGGGCTCAGCAGCTCACCTCGGCGCTGCTCACCGCCGACCGTCGCCGTGCGCTGCCGGGCCTGCGTGACCTTGCAACCCGGGTTGGCGTCTCGTCCTGA
- a CDS encoding YbaB/EbfC family nucleoid-associated protein, which produces MTHEFSGAADAAEEWMRSWSASVSERAAQAQAMSQRVADLSVSATNGDGAVEVTVAASGVVTDLRLGARVRTWPSDEIAAEILTTMRRAQARLGAAVAEIAAQTVGANSESARAVVASYANRFPDPPDDRDDHGQASRGRGGW; this is translated from the coding sequence GTGACACATGAATTCTCCGGCGCTGCCGACGCCGCTGAGGAGTGGATGAGGTCCTGGTCGGCCTCGGTTTCCGAGCGTGCGGCGCAGGCTCAGGCCATGTCGCAAAGGGTTGCCGACCTGTCCGTTTCCGCGACGAACGGAGACGGTGCGGTCGAGGTGACCGTGGCGGCTTCCGGGGTCGTCACCGATCTGCGGCTGGGTGCCCGGGTACGGACGTGGCCCTCCGATGAGATTGCAGCCGAGATTCTGACCACCATGCGTCGCGCCCAGGCCCGCCTCGGCGCGGCGGTGGCCGAGATCGCCGCGCAGACGGTCGGCGCCAACTCGGAGAGCGCCCGCGCGGTTGTGGCCAGCTACGCCAACCGTTTCCCGGACCCACCGGATGACCGAGACGACCATGGGCAAGCTTCTCGAGGTCGCGGTGGCTGGTGA
- a CDS encoding type VII secretion target, with protein MGKLLEVAVAGDQRFEVDSLELHTHAGAVDGVADVVDQCRRAAASVHLGRDAYGRLCQLIPSLLHPVQEAAVDALNEATGALQGTADDLRSVAGRYDSDDRGVARLFHRGAGA; from the coding sequence ATGGGCAAGCTTCTCGAGGTCGCGGTGGCTGGTGACCAGCGCTTCGAGGTGGACAGCCTGGAGCTGCATACTCATGCGGGAGCCGTGGATGGTGTAGCCGACGTGGTGGACCAGTGCCGCCGGGCGGCAGCCTCCGTGCACCTGGGCCGTGACGCGTACGGCCGCCTGTGCCAGCTGATCCCGAGCCTGCTCCACCCGGTGCAAGAGGCCGCTGTCGACGCGCTCAACGAGGCCACGGGGGCGCTGCAGGGCACCGCCGATGACCTCCGGTCCGTCGCCGGTCGGTACGACAGTGACGACCGGGGCGTGGCGCGCCTGTTCCATCGTGGGGCCGGGGCGTGA
- a CDS encoding WXG100 family type VII secretion target, protein MTDVSSPLIAPREDSTTAFSGVFIAEDIDSLMASYAGGGWIDVAIGGVAVSMDALAFVTDPLGQLVAWGVGWLIEHVKPLSDALDELAGDPDQIAAYAQTWRNLTTTLTDAATTFEDAVGRQVADWKGAAAAAYRQHSGEHAAILAALGRATHALAEITTGAGLLVAMVRALVRDLIAEFVSVLAVRLWEWLAEAGVTLGLATPWVITQVTTLAGKWAARIARLLHALIGSLRRLSPILQRLGDLVADLRTLLRRVTHHGATSPSAPSRDTHLLHADADPLRKWGPARQTHPGEWEAAIRDAQETGVEVSFREGALAYGPSPSPGRPGHLVLDPDASYGALLHEMQHLRDDHAAGWAGMRGWFEDPVVRYENEVRAYQQEIRYAESIGDRESVERLNEAIREEYVKIFGVEP, encoded by the coding sequence GTGACCGACGTCAGTAGTCCCCTCATCGCCCCCCGCGAGGACTCCACCACCGCCTTCAGTGGAGTGTTCATCGCCGAGGACATCGACAGTTTGATGGCGAGCTACGCCGGCGGTGGGTGGATCGATGTGGCGATCGGCGGGGTGGCCGTCTCCATGGACGCTCTCGCCTTCGTCACCGACCCGCTGGGCCAGCTGGTCGCCTGGGGAGTCGGGTGGCTGATCGAGCACGTCAAGCCCCTGTCCGATGCCCTGGATGAGCTTGCCGGCGATCCTGACCAGATCGCCGCCTACGCCCAGACCTGGCGGAATCTCACCACCACCCTCACCGACGCCGCGACAACGTTCGAAGATGCGGTCGGCCGGCAGGTTGCGGACTGGAAGGGTGCCGCGGCGGCCGCGTACCGACAGCACAGCGGCGAGCACGCCGCCATTCTGGCGGCCCTGGGCAGAGCCACTCATGCCCTGGCCGAGATCACCACGGGCGCCGGGCTTCTGGTCGCCATGGTCCGGGCACTGGTCCGTGACCTCATCGCGGAGTTTGTGTCCGTGCTGGCGGTACGCCTCTGGGAGTGGCTCGCGGAGGCCGGCGTCACGCTCGGTCTGGCCACTCCCTGGGTCATCACCCAGGTGACGACGCTCGCCGGCAAATGGGCCGCCCGTATCGCTCGCCTGCTGCATGCTCTGATCGGCAGCCTGCGCCGGCTGTCGCCCATCCTGCAGCGCCTCGGGGATCTCGTCGCGGATCTCCGGACCCTGCTGCGGCGCGTGACGCACCACGGCGCGACGTCGCCATCCGCGCCGTCCAGGGACACACACCTGCTGCACGCCGACGCCGACCCCCTCCGCAAGTGGGGTCCAGCCCGGCAAACCCACCCTGGGGAGTGGGAAGCTGCCATCCGGGACGCCCAGGAAACGGGGGTCGAGGTCTCGTTCCGTGAGGGCGCTCTGGCGTACGGGCCCAGCCCGTCTCCTGGACGGCCGGGGCATCTCGTTCTCGATCCCGACGCGTCGTACGGTGCACTGCTGCATGAGATGCAACACCTGCGGGACGACCATGCCGCCGGATGGGCCGGGATGAGAGGCTGGTTCGAGGACCCGGTCGTGCGCTACGAGAATGAGGTCCGTGCCTACCAGCAGGAAATCCGGTACGCCGAGTCGATCGGTGACCGGGAGTCGGTCGAACGCCTCAACGAGGCGATCCGCGAAGAGTACGTGAAGATTTTTGGAGTCGAGCCATGA